In Aedes albopictus strain Foshan chromosome 3, AalbF5, whole genome shotgun sequence, the following are encoded in one genomic region:
- the LOC134289657 gene encoding uncharacterized protein LOC134289657 translates to MPDLRTLNKQEHQLRKSLEGIQQFVSGFQSKRDAGQVSVRLEALDKLFSQFLETRLQIELLLEDAVEDGDEEALVEQNDKVQQNFENCYYALKSELQAFQSIGCSTLKNSTSQAPDAQSGTQFAKVKLPEIKLPSFTGKINEWVPYRDSFRSLIHDSNLLTEVDKFTYLRSSLSGDALQEINCIDLSAANYAVAWKALESRYENKKLIVKAHLDALFAVEALKKESYEELNRLISAFEKNLQMLEKIGEKPSDWSTILAYMVCSRLDMATLRHWETHHNSKEVAQYPAVMDFLKSHCSVLQSIAPSRPTVPIQQRQSRPAVCNTSFKSTLKCHFCSEPRHSVFQCARFQRMSVPERIEAANRNKLCRNCLYPGHFARTCEKGTCHQCHQKHHTLLHSDAPRSSVPPTQSRPSTVNQQPRQPQSKPPTPNQQTRTANTANTPDSHTQPATEHATTSQTHVALPITPTQTIILSTALVSIQDRYGNPVVARALLDSCSQHCLMTRGFASKLKLDETPVYLSIQGIGSSQAVSTKLITAVVGPRSPNISSFVEEMSFHVLPKLTVSLPTASICAATWNLPNPSLLADPKFFEMGPIDIIIGAEYYMELLKNERRKATDDGPTLQDTVFGWIVSGPVPEGPTTASYSLTHVCSTAEIQDQLSRFWEVETCQSTSTLSVEESACEEFFDRTTFRDEEGRYVVTLPKKERMIQQLGDSRSTAIKRFLGVERRLAMNPELKKQYAEFMCEYLDMGHMKELSDDDASALSYYLPHHAILKPDSTTTKLRVVFDASCKTSSGISLNDALMVGPVVQDMIVDITLRFRTHRFALVGDVAKMYRMVLMNAAEQQLQRIVWRDSASEPIRTFALTTVTYGTASAPYLATKCLQRLAEEGEKSHPAGAKVLRKDFYVDDMLSGVDDIEEGKTLVGQMVELLQSAGFSLRKWNSNSKELLSAVPEGLRDERSILELDSSTAAVKTLGLTWEPSTDCFRFSSPVWNEVAEITKRCVLSDASRLFDPLGLVGPVIIQAKIFLQDLWKHDCEWDEPLSSQLQEQWREYRRNLAGLDGIAVPRWVGTSRSTETIELHGFCDASNKAYGACVYVRTVTADGNVSVHLLTSKSRVAPLENLKKNKKSLSTPRLELSSALLLAHLYEKVAKNINVVTKCHFWTDSTIVVCWLSSSPARWKQFVANRVSEIQHITKGSVWKHVAGEDNPADIIPRGMSPAQLQYESRWFHGPKWLMLDNQYWPNSAQIDEGSLDQADLEEKAIVAALPAVSPSEIFGLRSSLVDLVRLTVHIRRFKWNSSPANRSCRKVGCITSQEYDDAVKELVKLSQRECFPQEFADIARHGQVQDSSRISNLNPQLVEGVLCVGGRLKNTAVPDGRKHPYILDHRHPFTRIVVVYYHRKHFHAGQQQVVTAVRERFWPTSARNLARQVIHECVQCFRAKPKIQEQVMADLPPERVRPCFPFQKVGVDYCGPFHVVYPQRRARPINCFVAVYVCLITKAVHLELAADLSTQAFLATLQRFTARRGKPSLIMCDNATNFVGARRKLDELAQLFASQQFTDAVLRQTIEDRIEFRFIPARSPNFGGLWESTVKSFKTLFKRTIGTRSLEYDRMQTVLAQTEAILNSRPLTPISNDPDDFEALTPGHFLIQRLLTAIPGPDLGGVPENRLSAWERMTEFTQRLWKKWSEQYLSNLHNRTKWTRQRNNIAVGTMVVLKEENLPPLKWQLARVTEVHPGSDGNIRVVTVRTKDGSYQRAISKICVLPIRDNFPSGEGEN, encoded by the coding sequence ATGCCTGACCTCCGAACGCTTAACAAGCAGGAGCACCAGCTGCGGAAATCGCTGGAAGGAATCCAGCAGTtcgtcagtggtttccaatcgaaGCGAGATGCGGGACAAGTGAGCGTTAGACTGGAAGCATTGGACAAGCTGTTTAGTCAGTTCCTCGAAACCCGATTGCAAATCGAGCTGCTTTTGGAGGATGCGGTTGAGGATGGCGACGAAGAAGCGCTCGTTGAGCAGAATGACAAAGTGCAGCAGAACTTCGAAAACTGCTACTACGCGCTGAAGTCCGAACTGCAGGCCTTCCAGTCGATTGGATGCAGTACGTTGAAGAACTCCACGTCGCAAGCACCGGATGCGCAATCAGGAACCCAGTTTGCAAAGGTGAAGCTCCCCGAAATTAAGCTGCCGTCGTTCACTGGAAAGATCAACGAATGGGTACCGTACCGTGACAGCTTCCGGAGTCTCATACATGACAGCAATCTCCTCACGGAAGTGGACAAGTTTACGTACTTGAGGTCTTCGTTGTCCGGTGATGCGCTGCAGGAAATAAACTGCATTGATTTGTCTGCAGCCAACTATGCGGTGGCCTGGAAGGCGTTGGAGAGCCGATACGAAAACAAGAAGTTGATCGTCAAGGCGCACCTCGATGCACTTTTCGCCGTGGAGGCCCTCAAGAAGGAAAGCTACGAGGAGCTCAACCGATTGATCAGCGCTTTCGAGAAGAACCTGCAAATGCTGGAAAAGATCGGAGAAAAACCATCGGACTGGAGCACGATTCTCGCATATATGGTTTGTTCCCGATTAGACATGGCTACCCTGCGCCACTGGGAAACCCACCACAACAGCAAGGAAGTTGCACAGTATCCCGCTGTGATGGACTTTCTGAAGAGTCACTGCTCCGTTCTACAGTCGATCGCTCCATCAAGGCCTACGGTTCCCATCCAGCAACGACAATCTCGTCCAGCGGTGTGCAACACATCTTTCAAGTCCACTCTGAAGTGCCATTTCTGCAGCGAGCCACGACACTCTGTATTCCAGTGCGCAAGATTCCAGCGGATGAGTGTGCCGGAGAGGATTGAGGCTGCAAACAGGAACAAGCTCTGCCGGAATTGTTTGTATCCTGGACATTTCGCCAGAACCTGTGAGAAGGGAACGTGTCATCAGTGCCATCAGAAGCATCACACACTGCTGCACTCTGACGCACCCAGATCCTCCGTTCCACCCACGCAGTCAAGACCGTCGACAGTCAATCAACAACCTAGACAGCCACAATCCAAGCCGCCAACACCGAACCAACAGACACGGACTGCTAACACTGCAAACACACCAGACTCACACACTCAGCCAGCCACAGAACACGCCACCACAAGCCAAACACATGTAGCTCTCCCAATTACACCGACACAAACCATTATTCTCTCGACCGCACTAGTCAGCATTCAAGACCGCTACGGCAACCCCGTGGTAGCACGAGCTCTGCTAGACTCGTGTTCACAGCATTGTCTCATGACAAGAGGTTTCGCTAGCAAGCTGAAGCTAGACGAAACGCCAGTCTACCTGTCGATTCAAGGCATTGGATCGTCGCAAGCAGTGTCGACAAAGCTGATTACCGCTGTAGTAGGTCCAAGGTCGCCGAACATATCGTCGTTCGTCGAAGAGATGTCGTTTCACGTGTTGCCGAAGCTGACTGTTTCACTGCCGACTGCAAGCATCTGTGCCGCAACGTGGAATCTTCCGAATCCCTCGCTGCTAGCGGATCCCAAGTTCTTCGAGATGGGACCGATAGACATCATCATCGGAGCAGAATACTACATGGAGCTGCTCAAAAACGAACGGCGGAAGGCAACAGACGACGGCCCGACTCTACAAGACACCGTGTTCGGATGGATTGTTTCCGGTCCTGTTCCCGAGGGTCCTACTACTGCTTCGTACTCTCTAACCCACGTTTGTTCGACAGCGGAGATCCAGGATCAACTTTCCCGGTTCTGGGAGGTAGAGACTTGCCAGTCAACCAGCACGCTGTCGGTCGAAGAATCGGCCTGCGAGGAGTTTTTCGACAGGACGACGTTTCGGGACGAAGAAGGGAGGTACGTAGTCACACTGCCGAAGAAGGAGAGGATGATTCAGCAACTAGGCGATTCAAGATCTACAGCGATCAAGCGATTCTTGGGAGTAGAAAGGCGGCTCGCGATGAATCCAGAACTGAAGAAGCAGTACGCAGAGTTCATGTGCGAATATCTGGACATGGGCCACATGAAGGAGCTTTCCGACGATGATGCGAGCGCGTTGTCGTATTACTTGCCTCACCACGCTATTCTGAAGCCAGACAGCACGACTACGAAGCTGCGTGTCGTTTTCGATGCCTCCTGCAAGACTTCCAGTGGGATTTCGCTGAACGATGCTCTAATGGTGGGACCCGTTGTGCAGGACATGATCGTGGACATCACTCTCCGGTTCCGTACGCACCGATTCGCCCTCGTAGGAGACGTCGCTAAAATGTACCGCATGGTACTGATGAATGCAGCCGAACAGCAGCTGCAAAGGATCGTTTGGAGAGACAGCGCTTCAGAGCCGATCCGTACTTTCGCTCTCACGACAGTCACCTACGGTACGGCGTCCGCTCCATACCTTGCAACGAAGTGTCTGCAGCGCCTGGCAGAAGAAGGGGAAAAGTCGCATCCTGCAGGGGCAAAGGTCCTCAGAAAGGACTTCTACGTCGATGATATGCTGTCCGGCGTAGACGACATCGAAGAAGGGAAGACACTAGTTGGTCAGATGGTAGAACTCCTGCAGTCTGCCGGATTCTCCTTGCGAAAGTGGAATTCTAACAGCAAAGAGTTGCTGTCAGCGGTGCCGGAGGGTTTGAGAGATGAGCGCTCGATTCTGGAGCTAGATTCGTCTACCGCTGCCGTGAAAACGTTAGGCTTGACATGGGAGCCTAGCACGGACTGCTTCCGATTCAGTTCGCCAGTTTGGAATGAGGTCGCGGAGATTACGAAGCGTTGCGTCTTGTCTGATGCGTCTCGACTATTCGACCCGTTAGGACTGGTGGGTCCGGTAATCATCCAGGCAAAGATCTTCCTTCAAGATCTTTGGAAGCACGACTGCGAGTGGGATGAACCGCTTAGCTCGCAGCTTCAAGAGCAGTGGCGTGAGTACAGGCGAAATCTAGCAGGCCTAGACGGGATTGCAGTTCCCCGATGGGTCGGAACGAGCCGTAGCACCGAAACGATTGAGCTGCACGGATTCTGCGACGCGTCGAACAAGGCATACGGCGCATGCGTGTACGTGCGTACCGTGACAGCAGATGGGAACGTGTCAGTTCACCTGCTGACCTCCAAATCTCGGGTGGCTCCGCTCGAGAAtttgaagaaaaacaagaagtcGCTGTCAACACCCCGCCTAGAGTTGTCTTCGGCACTTCTCCTCGCTCACCTGTATGAGAAGGTCGCCAAAAACATCAACGTCGTCACCAAGTGCCACTTCTGGACAGACTCGACGATCGTCGTCTGCTGGCTTTCATCGTCACCTGCGAGATGGAAGCAGTTTGTGGCAAATCGTGTCTCCGAAATCCAGCACATTACGAAGGGAAGTGTTTGGAAGCACGTCGCTGGTGAGGATAACCCGGCGGACATTATTCCACGAGGAATGAGTCCAGCACAGCTTCAATACGAGTCTCGATGGTTTCACGGACCGAAATGGTTGATGTTGGACAACCAGTACTGGCCCAATTCGGCACAGATCGATGAAGGCAGTCTCGACCAGGCAGACTTAGAGGAGAAAGCGATTGTCGCGGCCCTCCCCGCCGTTTCCCCTAGTGAGATCTTCGGACTTCGTTCATCGCTGGTGGATCTAGTTCGGCTGACTGTTCACATTCGACGGTTCAAGTGGAATTCATCGCCGGCGAATCGGTCCTGTCGGAAAGTAGGCTGTATCACGTCCCAGGAGTACGACGACGCAGTCAAGGAGCTGGTGAAGCTTTCGCAGCGGGAATGCTTTCCACAGGAATTCGCGGACATCGCTCGACACGGACAGgtgcaggattcctctagaatttcaaaCCTCAATCCCCAATTAGTTGAAGGCGTATTGTGCGTTGGCGGCCGGTTGAAGAACACGGCTGTTCCGGATGGCAGGAAGCATCCGTACATACTCGACCATCGGCATCCCTTCACGAGAATCGTCGTAGTGTATTACCACCGTAAACACTTCCACGCTGGTCAACAGCAGGTCGTCACGGCAGTCCGAGAGCGATTCTGGCCAACGAGCGCCAGGAATCTCGCAAGGCAGGTTATCCACGAATGCGTGCAGTGCTTTCGTGCGAAACCGAAAATCCAGGAGCAAGTGATGGCCGATCTACCACCCGAGCGAGTCAGACCATGCTTTCCGTTCCAGAAAGTCGGTGTCGATTACTGCGGTCCGTTCCACGTGGTGTACCCGCAGCGTCGAGCCCGACCGATCAACTGCTTCGTAGCAGTCTACGTGTGCCTAATTACCAAAGCGGTGCATTTGGAGCTAGCGGCCGATCTGTCGACGCAGGCATTCCTCGCGACGTTGCAACGGTTCACTGCGCGTCGTGGCAAACCTTCGTTGATTATGTGCGATAACGCGACGAACTTCGTCGGCGCTAGACGAAAGCTGGATGAGCTAGCCCAGCTGTTCGCAAGTCAGCAGTTCACGGATGCAGTGCTTCGGCAGACGATAGAGGACAGGATCGAGTTCCGGTTCATTCCAGCCCGCTCACCGAACTTCGGAGGACTGTGGGAATCAACGGTGAAGTCGTTCAAAACCCTGTTCAAGCGAACGATTGGCACCCGCAGCCTGGAATACGACAGGATGCAAACGGTGCTGGCGCAGACAGAGGCAATCCTGAATTCAAGACCGCTGACCCCGATCAGCAACGATCCGGACGACTTTGAGGCCCTCACCCCTGGACATTTTTTGATCCAGCGGCTGCTGACGGCCATTCCGGGACCCGATCTTGGTGGAGTTCCGGAGAACAGACTTTCGGCTTGGGAAAGAATGACGGAGTTCACCCAGAGGTTGTGGAAGAAATGGTCAGAGCAGTATTTGTCCAACCTCCACAATCGGACGAAATGGACGAGGCAGAGGAACAACATAGCTGTTGGCACTATGGTTGTTTTGAAAGAGGAGAATTTGCCACCCTTGAAGTGGCAGTTGGCACGGGTGACCGAGGTTCACCCTGGGTCTGACGGGAACATCAGAGTTGTTACCGTGCGGACCAAAGATGGCAGTTACCAGCGAGCGATCTCCAAGATCTGCGTGCTGCCAATCCGCGACAATTTTCCATCTGGCGAAGGGGAGAACTAG